CCAGGGCGTCCACGGGCATATCGCCCTCGGTCACGTAGAACACCACGATCCAGGCCAGCCCGATCAGGAAGAGCGCCAGCATCACCGGCGCCACCCAACTGCGGTTGGTCAGCTTTATGTTGGTGGACTGCTTCGCCTGGGGCGGCGTGAAGTCTGCCTTCTTGCGGATACGTGACTTCGGCACGAGGGACTCTCCTGTCGATGCGCTGCGTGACCGCGCAGGGATCTGTGGCTGGCGCCGGGGCGCGAGGGGGAATGCTGCCTCCCCGGGGCGTCCGTTAGCGTAGTGCTTCCGTGGCGCCTAAGGAGATAAGGGTACGTTGAGCAATTCTGCCGACTCCCCCCGAGGTCCGGTCCGCCGCATGTCCCGGTGGCCGGTACAAACGCTCACGGCAGC
This DNA window, taken from Streptomyces nitrosporeus, encodes the following:
- the crgA gene encoding cell division protein CrgA translates to MPKSRIRKKADFTPPQAKQSTNIKLTNRSWVAPVMLALFLIGLAWIVVFYVTEGDMPVDALGNWNIVVGFGFIAGGFGVSTQWK